Genomic DNA from Carnobacterium gallinarum DSM 4847:
TAATCAATCGATTCATTTACAAAAATCAGCTACTACTTGGCAAGAAGCCATTCAAGTAGCAACGGAACCCTTAGTAGCAAGTGGAACAGTGGAATCTGGTTACGCAGAGGCGATTATTGCCTCAACTGAAAATTTCGGTCCGTATTATATTCTAATGCCTGGAATGGCGATGCCTCATGCTCGACCAGAGGATGGTGTAAGGCGAGATGGTTTTAGTTTGGTTACGTTACAAGAACCTGTGATTTTTTCAGATGGAAAAGAAGTTTCGGTTTTAATTACGTTAGCGGCGACTTCTAATGATATCCATACGGGAATTGCGATTCCACAAATTGTAGCTGTTTTTGAGTTACCAGATATTATCCAACGCCTACAGACTGCTAAAAGTAAGGAAGAAGTGCTAGCTATTATTGATGAAGCAGATATGAGTGCCTATTTATCTTAAAAATAAGGAGTGATTAGAAAATGGCATTACCGAATTTACAAATTGCATTAGATAATTCAAGTTTAAGCGAGGCTTTAAAATCAATTTCTTTAGCAGGCCCAGTTGTGGATATTGTCGAGGCAGGAACCATTTTATGTCTACAATCGGGAATGGAGGCAGTGCGGTGTTTGCGAGCACTTTATCCCGAAAAAATTATCGTAGCGGATACAAAATGTGCAGATGCTGGGGGAACTGTGGCGCAAAATTGTCGGGAAGCTGGAGCGGATTGGATGACGGTGATCTGTTGTGCAACATTGCCAACGATGAAAGCAGCTCTTAAAGAAATTGAGGAGTTGCAAGTTGAGTTATATGGTGACTGGACTTTTCAACAGGCCCAACAGTGGTTAAATGCAGGCATCACGCAAGCAATCTATCATCAAAGTCGGGATGCGCTATTAGCTGGTGAAACATGGGGTAAAAAAGATTTAGAAAAATTGCGTAAATTAATTGAGATGGGCTTTAAAGTCTCTGTTACAGGTGGGTTAACCAAAGACTCATTGGCGTTGTTTAAAGAGTTAGATGTCTATACTTTTATTACAGGTCGTGGAATTACTGGTGCAGCAGACCCTAATTTGGCAGCTAAAGAATTTAAAGCTGAGATTCAACGGATTTGGGGGTAACAGTATGACTTTGATTGGAATTTATGAAAAGGCTTTGCCAAAAAAGGGTACTTGGAAAGAGCGTTTGCTTATGGCTCAATCATTGGGGTTTGATTTTATTGAGATGTCAATTGATGAAACTGCTGAACGCTTGGCACGTTTGGACTGGAGTCTTGAAGAACGTCAACAAGTCAGACAAGCTGTTTATGAAACAGGGGTGCAAATTCAGTCGATTTGTTTAAGTGGGCATCGTCGTTATCCATTAGGGTCAGTAGATGAGGCAGTTCGTGAAAAAGCTTTGATTATGATGGAGAAAGCACTTGATTTAGCTGCTGATATAGGGGTTCGAGTGATTCAGCTAGCAGGTTATGATGTTTATTATGAAGCCAAATCAGTGGCAACGAGACATTATTTTATTGAGAATTTAAAAAAATCTGTTGATTTAGCAGCAAGTAGGCAAATTACACTAGCTATTGAAATTATGGATGATCCGTTCATTAATTCGATTAGTCAGTATTTAAAAATAAAGACTCAAATTCCATCTCCATGGCTTCAAGTATATCCCGATATTGGTAATTTATCTGCGTGGCCTGAAAATGATGTTGGCTATGAATTAGAATTAGGAAAAGGTGAGATTGTCGCGGTTCATTTAAAAGATACGTTAGCAGTTTCAGCTGATTTTGCTGGGAAATTTAAAGAGGTACCTTTTGGAATGGGGTGTGTTGACTTTGTTGGCTGTTTAAAAACATTAAAGGAGATTCAGTATAAGGGACCATTTTTAATTGAGATGTGGAGTGAAAATAGCGAAAATCCACATAATGAGATTGAAAAAGCGAAAGAATTTCTTTTCCCACTTTTAAAGGAGGCAGGATACAAATGAGTGAACAAGATCGTGCTGATGAGTTGATTCAGCAGATGAAAGAAGCTGTTTATCAAGCGAATTTAGCCTTACCTAGGGCGGGATTAGTTAAATTAACGTGGGGAAATGTTAGTCAGATTAATCGAGAATTAGGTGTTATCGTGATTAAACCAAGTGGTATTCCATATCAAACAATGAAAGCGAAAGATATGGTTGTAACCAATTTAGATGGTGAGGTTTTAAGTGGTGAGTTAAGACCGTCATCTGATTTACCCACACACAGTTATTTATACCAAGAATTTTCTGAAGTCAACTCTATTGTACACACGCATTCTAAATGGGCGGTTTGTTGGGCGCAAGCAGGACGCGATATTCCAGCATATGGAACCACACATGCTGACACCTTTTATGGGTCGGTTCCTTGTACAAGAAAACTAACTCAGGAAGAAGTTGCAACAGCTTATGAGCTTGAAACAGGGAAAGTTATTGTTGAAACTTTTGCAGAAAGAAAACTAGATCCTTTGGCTATTCCAGCAGTAGTTGTCAATGGTCATGGTCCGTTTACTTGGGGGGGAACACCTGAAAAAGCAGTTGAAGCTAGCTTGATTTTAGAGGAAGTCGCTGAGATGGCTCTCCATTCGGAAGAATTGGCTGTAACAACAGATTTCTTGTTGCCCTCTTATGTGCTGAATAAACATTATTTTAGGAAACATGGCGCGGGTGCGTATTATGGACAAGGAAATTAAATTAGTTAGAATAATTAGAAAGAAGGAGAAGAGAATAAGGGATTCTCTTCTTTTTTTGGTATCTAGGATATATTGCTATCTTGTTGCTATCTTGTTGCTATCTACATTTTCATCGTATACTTAAAGTAGGATATTATTGATTTTAATGAACATAAGGAGGGGGACTTATCTTGCAGTTGGAGTCGAATTTTCAACGGTTCTTAGTTATTATTGCAAAGCAAAAAGAAATCACCAACATCACAGCATTGGCTAATTCAGCTGGCTTATCGAGACGAATGATTTATTATTATATAGACAAAGTGAATGATTTGTTTAAATCAGCAGGGTTATCGTCACTAAGTAAAGAGGGACGTGGGGGATTTAGCTTAAATTTGGTGCAACAAAAACAAATCAAAGAATGGTTGAAAAACCAAAAGCAAACAGATTCTATTTTAAAAACGAGCGAACGAAGATTGCTAATCACGTTATTGATTTTATTGGAAAATAAGAAATGGCAATTAAATCATTTTCAAAATTTATTTTTAGTGTCACGGAATACAATTTTAAAGGATATTCAGTGGGTTAAGGAGCAATTAGCTGTTTCGGAAGTAGAAGTGAAAAGCAATAAAACTAGGGGATATTATGTATCTATTAGTGAATTAGAACGGCGACAGCTTATTTATCAACAGCTTTATGTAATTGAAATGGGACAAAAAGAGACAACTTATTATTTTTTACTGGAATCGTTAGGATTTACTGGTACAAAAGAAAAATATAAAAAAAGTCTACAAATTATCAAAGAACTTTTTGAAGCAACGAAGCTCTCTTTAGGCAAAGAAATACCTGTACAAGATATGCATATTTTAGCTAAATTAATTTTTATTCTACAAGAACGTAATCAGCGGGGCTTGATTCCTGAATGGACGGTGGAAGAGGAGTATTTGATTAAGGAACGACTGGAATACCAAGTAACTAAAAAACTATTAAAGCAAATGAAAACGCACATTCAGTTGGATTATTTTGAAGATGAAGCCTTGTACTATGGAATGTTATTGCTTTGTGTTGAAAAAAATGCAGATGCTCATTTTCGTAGTAATCCATTTGAAAATTTAATTTATGTGACAGAAAACTTAGTCCTTTTATTTGAGCAAATTGGTGGTATTCATTTTCATAATCGAGAAAGTTTAATTAAAAAAATTCAAACACATTTAAAAGTTTTATATTATCGACATCTTTTTAGTATGCAGATGCCTAGCTTGATTTCCAATGCTATTTCAACTAATTACCAAAAAGTTTTCAAATTAACTGACAAAATTAGTGCCTTAATGAAGTCTGATTTAATTTTTCAAAATAGTTTTCCAGATGGTTTAGCCAAGGAAGAAATTGCTGAGATTGCTATATTCTTTGAAGAAGCTATTTTACGAGAACAAACGAAACAATATATTCCACAATTGGTGATTGTTTCAGATTTTCCGGATGTTATGAATTCTTTATTAGAAAATCATATTCGCCAACTGTTGCCTAATAGTTCAATTGTAGGGATTTTGAAGTCTGATAGTGCTAACTTTTTTCCTGGGAAAGTTGATTATTGTATTTCAACAGATGCCCAGTATGTCCATCACCAAGGAGAAACCTTGAATGTATCAATTATTTTATCATCAGAAGAAAAAAAGCGAATTAAAAAATTAGATATGTCAATAGGGAATTTAGTGAAGATTCGTAAGAAACTAATTCATTTAATGACGAAATATGGCTATCTTCAAGGTCAGGAAGATTTTATTGAGGAATTAGAAAACATATTTCAATCTGTTGATAAAGTCCCTGTGTCAAAGGAATCTGTACATTTAAATAAATTCTTACAGCATACAAATTTTTGTCTAGTTATGGAAAAAGCTACTGATTTAGATGAATTAGTAGAATATTTAGCAGAGCCTTTATTGGAAGAAGAGTATATTCAACCGATGTATTTGCAGCAAGTCAAAAAAGAACTAGCAGAAAAACGTTATGTATTCCTCTATCCGCAAGTGATGTTGCTTCATACAGATTATCGTTTTGGTTCTATGGAACTGGGGTGTAGTTTTTTGTATTTGCAAGAAGCATTTCAATTAGATACTTCTGAAAAAGTTCGGTTTATTATTTTTTTAGCAACAGAAGAGAATATGGGACATGTGCCCTTATTATTTGAATTAGATGAACTGTTAAAAAGCGAATGTTTAAGCCAAATAACAGATAAACATGCTTTTTTTAGTTAGCTTGAACTATCTTAAAGTATCAGGTAAAATAAACAAAATATCTTTAGTTGGGGGATTTGAAAAATGGCAGATGAAGTTTATTTACATGCTCCAACGGAAGCCCTAAAGGCAAGTTATTTGGATTTTTTAGGAGACTGGAAACAAAGTAACGAAAAATTAGTTCCTTGGGTCATTGGGCGAGATACCACAGATTTTTCACAATTTTTGAAGTTGTTTGAAGTGGATCAGCATCCAGCTTTAGAGTCAGAAAAAGTACCAACCACGACGTATTGGTATTGTAATCAGGAAAGAATTGTCATTGGTGCAGTAAATATTCGTCATTATTTAAATGATAAATTTCGTACAAGTGGTGGTCATATTGGATACGGCATCCGACCTAGTTATCGTGGGCAGGGACATGCTACTAAACAATTAAAACTTGCACTAGAAAAATGCAAAGAACTAGGCATTCAAGAGGCTTTAGTGACGTGTGATCAAGGGAATATTGGTTCTAAAAAAACGATCATAGCAAATGGTGGCATTAAAGATCATGATTTTATTCAAGAGGATGGTTCAATTATTGAACGATATTGGATTAAAGTCCTTTAAAAAATAAGCAAAAAGACAGGAAATCCGCTTGCTTTTTTTAGCTATATCGTGTAAAGTTTAGATTGTGCAAAGCACATGACCCTTACTTGGTTTTTCGAGTCACCAACGGCTTACTCAGTAAGTGGCAAATCTAATAGGAAGAGGTGTTTAGAAATGGCAATTTCTAAAGAAGACAAAAATGTAATCATGAAACAATACGCAACTCACGAAGGAGATACTGGTTCTCCAGAAGTACA
This window encodes:
- a CDS encoding PTS sugar transporter subunit IIA yields the protein MLSLKQSLIDNQSIHLQKSATTWQEAIQVATEPLVASGTVESGYAEAIIASTENFGPYYILMPGMAMPHARPEDGVRRDGFSLVTLQEPVIFSDGKEVSVLITLAATSNDIHTGIAIPQIVAVFELPDIIQRLQTAKSKEEVLAIIDEADMSAYLS
- a CDS encoding 3-keto-L-gulonate-6-phosphate decarboxylase UlaD yields the protein MALPNLQIALDNSSLSEALKSISLAGPVVDIVEAGTILCLQSGMEAVRCLRALYPEKIIVADTKCADAGGTVAQNCREAGADWMTVICCATLPTMKAALKEIEELQVELYGDWTFQQAQQWLNAGITQAIYHQSRDALLAGETWGKKDLEKLRKLIEMGFKVSVTGGLTKDSLALFKELDVYTFITGRGITGAADPNLAAKEFKAEIQRIWG
- a CDS encoding L-ribulose-5-phosphate 3-epimerase, which translates into the protein MTLIGIYEKALPKKGTWKERLLMAQSLGFDFIEMSIDETAERLARLDWSLEERQQVRQAVYETGVQIQSICLSGHRRYPLGSVDEAVREKALIMMEKALDLAADIGVRVIQLAGYDVYYEAKSVATRHYFIENLKKSVDLAASRQITLAIEIMDDPFINSISQYLKIKTQIPSPWLQVYPDIGNLSAWPENDVGYELELGKGEIVAVHLKDTLAVSADFAGKFKEVPFGMGCVDFVGCLKTLKEIQYKGPFLIEMWSENSENPHNEIEKAKEFLFPLLKEAGYK
- a CDS encoding L-ribulose-5-phosphate 4-epimerase: MSEQDRADELIQQMKEAVYQANLALPRAGLVKLTWGNVSQINRELGVIVIKPSGIPYQTMKAKDMVVTNLDGEVLSGELRPSSDLPTHSYLYQEFSEVNSIVHTHSKWAVCWAQAGRDIPAYGTTHADTFYGSVPCTRKLTQEEVATAYELETGKVIVETFAERKLDPLAIPAVVVNGHGPFTWGGTPEKAVEASLILEEVAEMALHSEELAVTTDFLLPSYVLNKHYFRKHGAGAYYGQGN
- a CDS encoding BglG family transcription antiterminator, which codes for MQLESNFQRFLVIIAKQKEITNITALANSAGLSRRMIYYYIDKVNDLFKSAGLSSLSKEGRGGFSLNLVQQKQIKEWLKNQKQTDSILKTSERRLLITLLILLENKKWQLNHFQNLFLVSRNTILKDIQWVKEQLAVSEVEVKSNKTRGYYVSISELERRQLIYQQLYVIEMGQKETTYYFLLESLGFTGTKEKYKKSLQIIKELFEATKLSLGKEIPVQDMHILAKLIFILQERNQRGLIPEWTVEEEYLIKERLEYQVTKKLLKQMKTHIQLDYFEDEALYYGMLLLCVEKNADAHFRSNPFENLIYVTENLVLLFEQIGGIHFHNRESLIKKIQTHLKVLYYRHLFSMQMPSLISNAISTNYQKVFKLTDKISALMKSDLIFQNSFPDGLAKEEIAEIAIFFEEAILREQTKQYIPQLVIVSDFPDVMNSLLENHIRQLLPNSSIVGILKSDSANFFPGKVDYCISTDAQYVHHQGETLNVSIILSSEEKKRIKKLDMSIGNLVKIRKKLIHLMTKYGYLQGQEDFIEELENIFQSVDKVPVSKESVHLNKFLQHTNFCLVMEKATDLDELVEYLAEPLLEEEYIQPMYLQQVKKELAEKRYVFLYPQVMLLHTDYRFGSMELGCSFLYLQEAFQLDTSEKVRFIIFLATEENMGHVPLLFELDELLKSECLSQITDKHAFFS
- a CDS encoding GNAT family N-acetyltransferase, which encodes MADEVYLHAPTEALKASYLDFLGDWKQSNEKLVPWVIGRDTTDFSQFLKLFEVDQHPALESEKVPTTTYWYCNQERIVIGAVNIRHYLNDKFRTSGGHIGYGIRPSYRGQGHATKQLKLALEKCKELGIQEALVTCDQGNIGSKKTIIANGGIKDHDFIQEDGSIIERYWIKVL